GCCGCTCCGTAGGCTGACCACGTGACGGAGCCCGTGCGGTGGACGGCCGAGGACACCGAGGACGTCGTCTGCTGCCTGTGCCGGGTGCCCGGCACGCTGGTGCACGACCTCGCCCCGTTCGGGGTGGTCCGCTGCCCGCAGTGCGCGCTGGTGTTCATCAGCCCGCGGTTGCGCCCAGAGGCGCTGCAGCGGCTCTACGACGACGCCGGCTACTTCGAGGGCGGCGTCTACGACGCCGGCGTCCGCGCCGAGGGCCTCTCCCCCGCCATGCTACTGCAGCGGACCTGGACGGCCGGCCGGCTGGCGCTCGTCGACCGCGAGCGCGGCCTCCCCGCGGGCGGGCGGCTGCTCGAGGTCGGCGCCGGCTACGGCCTGTTCCTGGCCGCCGCCCGGGACGCCGGCTGGGCGACCTCCGGCGTGGAGCTCTCCCGCACCGGGGCGAAACACGCGCAGGACGCCCTGGGCCTGGACGTGTTCCGCGGCCAGCTGGAGGACGCGCCGCTGGAGCCGGGCTTCGACGTGGTGTGCGCCTGGGACACCGCCGAGCACGTGCCCGACCCCGTGTCCTTCTGGCGGGCGGTGCGCTCGCTGGTCGCCGACGACGGGATCGTGGTGTTCTCCACGCCCTACGTGGACTCGCTGCCGGCCCGGCTGCTGGGCACCCGCTGGTGGACGCTCAAGCCGGCCGAGCACATCTGGCACTTCACCCCGCGCACCCACGCGCTGCTGCTCGCGCGGGCCGGGCTGGCGCTCACCCGGGTGGTCCGCAACCCGCTCGCCCCGGCGAACGCCGGCCGGCTGGACTCCCTCGTCGGCGTCGCCCGCCCCATCCCCGCGACGCCGTGACCGACGCGGCCCGTCTGCAGGGGCCCGCCGCGAGCCCGCGAGTGGTGGGGGGCAGAGGGGTCCTCCATCAGGCGGCGCGGTCGTCGTCCCCCCGCGGGGCGGTCGCCGCGCGGCGGAAGGTCTGCCGGTAGGCCCGCGGTGAGACACCGCGGCGGCGGGCGAACTGCTCGCGGAACCCGGCCGCGGTGCCGAAGCCGACCAGCCGGGCGACCTCCTCGACCGGGGCGTCGCTGCCCTCCAGCAGCGCCTCGGCGGCGGCGAGCCGCTGGGTGAGCAGCCAGGCGTGCGGCGTCGTCCCGGTGGTCGCCCTGAACCGCCGGGCGAAGGTGCGCGGGCTCATCAGGGCCCGCCGGGCGAGCAGCTCGACGGAGAGGTCGTCGGCGAGGTGGGCCTGCGCCCACTCCAGCACCGCGCCGAGCAGGTCGTCCTGCACCCGGGCCACCGGGGCGTCGATGAACTGCGCCTGCCCGCCGTCGCGGTGCGGCGGCACCACCATCTCCCGAGCCAGCGCGTTGGCCGCCGCGGCGCCCCACTCGCGGCGCACCAGGTGCAGCAGGGTGTCCACGCCGGCCGCCGTCCCCGCGCCGGTGACGAGCCGGCCGTTGTCGACGTAGAGCACCGCGGGGTCGACCCGGACGGCGGGGTGGCGGGCGGCCAGCTCACCGGTGTACCGCCAGTGCGTGGTGGCCCGGAGCCCGTCGAGCAGGCCGGTGGCGGCCAGCACGAACGCGCCCGAGCACTGGCTGACGACCACGGCCCCGCGCGCGTGCGCGGCGCGCAGCGCGTCGAGCACCGCCGGCGAGGGCGCCCGGTCCAGCCGCTCCCAGGCGGTGACCGTGACGACGTCGGAGGCGACCAGCCGGTCGAGGCCGTGCTCGACGGTCATCGCCAGCCCGGTGTCCGTGCGGACGACGCCCGGGTGCTCGGTGACCGGCGCGAAGTCGAACAGCGGCAGCCCGAGGTGCCGGCGGTCGTAGGCGAAGACCTCCGCGGCCACGCCGAGGCCGAAGCTGCCGACCAGCCCGTCGGCGACCAGGGTGCTGACGACGACGGGGCGGTCGGGCGTGGCCATGCCCGTCATGATGGCAGGAAAACTGCGTTGGTGGTCGGTCCTGCCACTCGTCCGGGAGCACGGACGGTCGCAGGCTGCACCCGTGCTGCTCATCACCTGCCCCGTGACGGGGTCCCACGAGCTGGTCGGCGACCGGCGGATCCGCTCGGTGGTCAACCACCCGAACCACATCGCGCTGCACGTCTCGTGCCCGTGCGGCGGCGTGCACGTCTACCGCACCGGCCGCCGCTGGGCGGCGGGCCGGGCAACCGCCACGGCTCGACCTGCGCCGCAGCCGACCTCCGCCTACTCTCGAACACATGAGCGAGCCCACCGCGAACGAGGACCGCAGCGCCGAGAAGGACCCGTCGGACTGGGTGACCGGCGACGAGCCCGCCACCGGCGCGCAGAAGAGCTACCTGCACACCCTGGCCCGCCAGGCCGGCGAGGACGTGCCGGACGACATCACCAAGGCCGACGCGTCGATCAAGATCGACGAGTTGCAGGACGAGACCGGCCGGGGCCAGTAGCCCCGGCCGGCAGGTCAGGCCTCCAGCTTGTAGCCCAGCCCGCGCACGGTCACCAGGTACTTGGGGTTGGCCGGGTCGGGTTCGATCTTGGCCCGCAGCCGCTTGACGTGGACGTCGAGGGTCTTGGTGTCGCCGACGTAGTCCGACCCCCACACCCGGTCGATGAGCTGGACGCGGGTGAGCACCCGGCCGGCGTTGCGCAGCAGGAGTTCGAGCAGGTCGAACTCCTTGAGCGGCAGCGCGATCGGCTCGCCGTCGACCGAGACGACGTGCCGCTCGACGTCCATGCGCACCGGGCCGGCCTCCAGGGCCGACTCCGCCGGCGCCTCGACGTCACCGCGGCGGCGCAGCACCGCACGGATGCGAGCGACCAGCTCGCGGGCCGAGTACGGCTTGGTCACGTAGTCGTCGGCGCCGAGCTCCAGGCCGACCACCTTGTCGACCTCGGCGTCCTTGGCGGTCAGCATGATGATCGGCACGCCGCTGCGGGAGCGCAGGGCGCGGCAAACCTCGGTCCCGGGCAGACCCGGCAGCATGAGGTCCAGCAGGACGATGTCGGCACCACCCCGGTCGAACTCCGCGAGGGCCTCCGGCCCGGTGCCGGCGACGACCGGGTCGAACCCCTCCTTCCGCAGCATGTAGGACAGCGCGTCGGAGAAGGACTCCTCGTCCTCCACGACCAGCACTCGGGTCATGACCGTCCCTTCGGGGCGTGTGCGGCGGTCGGGCCGCCGGCGAGGTCGTGCTCGTCCGGCGCGTCGCCGGGAGGTGGAGGGGTCGCAGCGCGGTCGGCCAGCGGGATCCGCAGGGTGAAGGTGGAGCCGAGCCCCTCCTCGCTCCACACGCTCACCGAGCCGCCGTGGTTCGTGGCGACGTGCTTCACGATCGCCAGCCCGAGTCCGGTGCCACCGGTGCGGCTGGCCCGGGACTGGTCGACCCGGTAGAAGCGCTCGAAGACGCGCGACCGGTCCTCGCGGGGGATGCCGATGCCGCTGTCGGTGACGGTGATCTCCACGAGCCCGGCGCGGGCGCGGGCGCCGACGGCGATGCGGGTGTGCTCGGGGCTGTAGGCGACGGCGTTGGCCAGCAGATTGGTGACCGCGGTGGCCAGCTGCGACTCCACGCCCTTCACGACCAGCCCCCGCTCGCCGCCGGCGACGATGGCGATCTGCTTGGCGGTCGCGGCCAGCTTGGTGCGGTCGACCGCCTCGGCGATGACCGTGTCCACCTCGAGCGGCACGAGCTCCGGCAGCGGCTCACCACCCTGCAGGCGGGACAGGTCGATGAGCTCGCGGACCAGGCGGGCCAGCCGGTCGGCCTCGTGGGTCATCCGGGAGGCGAACCGGCGCACGGTCGGGGGGTCGTCGGCGGCGTCCTCCACCGCCTCGGCGAGCAGCGACAGGGCTCCCACCGGCGTCTTGAGCTCGTGCCCGACGTTGGCGACGAAGTCGCGGCGGACCGCCTCGACCCGCCGGGCCTCGGTCACGTCCTGCAGCACCAGCGCCACCGGGCCGGGTGACCCGGCAGCGCGCTCGAGGCGGACGCCGAGCACCCCGAGCTGGCGCGGACCCCCGCCGACGACCGAGCTCGGCAGGCTCACCTCGGCGCGGCGGCGCCCGCCGTCGCGCACCGTGCGGGCCAGCTCCAGCAGCTCGGGGACCAGCAGCCGGGTCTCGCGCACGATGCCCAGGGAGCGTGCCGCCGGGTTGGCCAGCAGGACGACGTCACCGGGGTCGAGCAGGACGACGGCGGGGTCGATGAGGTCGAGCAGCCGCCGGGCCAGGACCGCCTCGGGGGCCGCGCCGTCGGCCGGAGGGGCGTCCTGGGGGTCGGGACGCCGGGACCGGTGCAGCAGCGCGGCGACCAGGACGCCACCGACCAGGCCGACGACCAGGCCGGCCAGCAGGGCGACCGACGAGCTCACGGCCCGATGCTAGATCGCGGCGACACGCGCGGATCCCTCGTCGGGGTGATCGGGGCAGCCGGCACCGCGACTGTTCACGCGCCGGTGCCCGCCCGTTCACCGCTTCGGGCGGGGCGGATCGGCAGACGGTCCTACCCTCGAGGTCCAGAGGCGTCGGGACCTCGCGGCGCGGGTAGCCCCGACTGGCTGCGCCAGCGGCTGGCCCGGCCGACGAGGAGGACGACGTGCGTCAGCACTACCACGAGGAACTCGACGACATCAACAACTGCCTGGTCGAGATGGCGAACACGGTCGGGTCGGCCATGAGCAAGGCGACGACCTCGCTGCTGGACGCCGACATCGAGCTGGCGAACCTGGTGATCGAGGGCGACGAGGGCATCGACGCCCGCCGGGAGAACATCGAGCAGCGCTGCTTCACCCTGCTGGCCCGCCAGGCCCCGGTCGCCACGGACCTGCGCACCATCACCGCGGCGATGCGGATGATCAGCGACCTGGAGCGGATGGGCGACCTCGCCGTCCACGTCGCCAAGCTGGCCCGCATGCGCTTCCCGGAGCACACCGTGCCCCAGGAGCTGCGCCCGCTGTTCCTCGAGGCCGGGCACGTCGCCGAGAGCCTGGTGGCCCAGACCGCGACCGTCATCGCCAAGCTCGACGTCGAGGCCGCCGCCGCGCTCGAGGCCGACGACGACCTGATGGACCAGCTGCACCGGCAGCTGTTCAGCGAGCTGCTCAGCACCGACTGGCCGCACGGCATGGAGGCGGCCATCGACATCACCCTGCTGGGCCGCTACTACGAGCGGTTCGCCGACCACGCGGTCAGCGTCGCCCGCCGGGTGGTCTACCTGGTCACCGGCGAGCGGGAGATGTACGCGGTGTCTGATTGAGGTCTGCTGAGCGGGGGCCCGGAGGGCTCCCCGAAGCAGGCCTCGTCCGAGGCCGCCCTGCGAGGCGCCCCGACGAGAGGGGGCCGGAGGCCTCCCCGAGGAGGTGGCGGAGGGGGCTCCATGCCACGGGGGGACGGCTCCTGGCCGCGGTGTCGGCCGGTAGGCCGACAGTGTCGCAGCGCTTCGTCGGGGGGCCTCCGGCCCCCCTCCTCAGCGCTTGCCCTGGTTCTTGACCGCCTCGATGGCGGCGGCTGCGGCCTCGGGGTCGAGGTACTCCCCGCCGGGGTTGGTCGGGCGCAGGTCGTCGTCCAGGTCGTAGCGCAGCGGGACGCCGGTGGGGATGTTCAGCCCCACGACCTCGTCCTCCCCCATGCCGTCCAGGTGCTTCACCAGCGCCCGCAGGCTGTTGCCGTGGGCGGCGACGAGCACGGTCCGGCCGGCCCGCAGGTCCGGGACGACGGCGTCGTACCAGTACGGCAGCATCCGGACGACGACGTCGGCCAGGCACTCCGTCCGCGGGCGCACCTCCGGGGGCAGCACCGCGTAGCGGGCGTCGCCGTCCTGGGAGTACTCGCTGCCCGGGTCGATGGGCGGCGGCGGGGTGCTGTACGACCGCCGCCAGGTGGTGAACTGCTCCTCGCCGTACTCGGCCAGCGTCTGGGCCTTGTCCTTGCCCTGCAGCGCGCCGTAGTGCCGCTCGTTGAGCCGCCAGGAGCGCGACACCGGGATCCACTGCCGGTCCGCGGCGGCCAGCGCCAGCTCCGCGGTGGTGATGGCCCGCTTGAGCACCGAGGTGTGCAGCACGTCGGGCAGCAGCCCGTGCTCGGCGAGCAGCTCGCCACCACGCGCAGCCTCGCCGCGGCCCTTCTCCGACAGCGGCACGTCCACCCAGCCGGTGAACAGGTTGGCCTTGTTCCACTCGCTCTCGCCGTGGCGGAGCAGCACCAGGGTGTGCGTCACGCCGCCATCCTGCCCGACCCCGGGGCCGACGGGACGGCCTCCCCGGACCTCACGCGGCCAGCAGCGGCCACAGCAGCCAGGCCTCGAACGCCGCCGGCGGCAGCAGGCCGGTCAGCAGCCACGGGCTGGGCACCGGCCGGTCGACCCCCCAGCGCAGGGCCGCGACGGCGGCCACGCTGCACCCGGCTCCGGCGAGCAGCCAGAACACGATGTTCCCGACGTCGACGACCAGCAGCTGGGCGACCGTCAGCTGCACCGCGCACAGCAGCAGCGGGTACACCAGCGCGGTCGCGGCGAGCAGGCCGACGAGGGCCCGGACCTGCCGCTGCTGCTGCCCGGGACGCTCCTGCACCGCCGCCACGCTAACCGCTGCCGCCGCCGGTCACGCCCACCGGCGGTGCAGCTCAGGTCGGTGGCGTGTCCAGCGGGCGGCGCCGCCCGGGGAGCCAGGTGAACACCACCACCGCCGCCAGCACCGCGGCCGACGCGGTGCCCACGGCGGTCAGGTGCATGGCCGAGACGAACGCGTCCGCGGCCCGGTCGGCCAGCGCAGCCGCGGCCACCGCGGACCCGTCCTCCCCGCTGGCGGCCAGCCGCTCGACGGCACCGAGGGTGGCCACGATCGAGGAGTCGGCCTCACCGCGCGCCGCCGCCGGCAGCACGTCCACCGCGTCGCCCAGCTGGGCGGCGTAGGCCGCGGACAGCAGCGAGCCGAGGATGGCCACCCCCAGCGCGCCGCCCACCTGCCGGACCGAGTTGTTGACCGCCGCGCCGGCGCCGGCCTTGTGCCGCGGCACCACCGACATGATCGACTCCGTCGTCGGCGCCATCACCGCGCCCATGCCGAGGCCCTGCACCGTCAGGATGGCGACCATCAGCCACAGCGGGGAGACCCGGTCCAGCAGCTGGAAGCCCGCGAACGACGACGCGATGAGCAGGAAACCGCCGCCGACGACGGCCTTTGGCCCGAAGCGCTCGGCCAGCCGAGAGCTCTGCGGCGCCATCAGCGACATGCCCAGCGCCACCGGGATGAGCGTCGCGCCGCTGGCCAGTGGGCCGTAGCCGAGCACCCCCTGCAGGTAGTAGACGAGGTAGAACGTGGCGCCCATGAGCGCGAAGAAGTTCAGCCCGAGCGCGGCCGCGGCGGCGGAGAAGGCGGGGTTCGCGAACAGCGTGACGTCCAGGGCCGGGTGGGCCGAGCGGCGCTGCAGCCAGACGAACAGCACCAGCAGGCCCGCCCCGCCCAGCAGCGGCACGAGGACCCCGGCCGAGGTCCACCCGGCCCCGGAGCCGCCGTGGATGATCCCGTAGACCAGCCCGGCCAGCGCCACGATCGACAGCAGCACGCCGGGCACGTCCAGCCGCCCGGGCGAGGGGTCGCGGGACTCGGGGACGACCAGCAGCGTCGCGACGATGCCGAGGACGGCCACCGGCACGGTGATGAGGAAGATGGCGCCCCACCAGAAGTGCTCGAGCACCGCGCCGCTGGCCAGTGGGCCACCGGCGATGGCGATTCCGGCGGTGCCCGCCCACACTCCGATCGCCCGGCCACGCTCCCGCGGCGGGAACACGTTGGTGATGACGGCCAGCGTGGTCGGCTGCACCGCCGCCCCACCGACCCCCATGACCGCCCGCCAGGCGATCAGCTCACCGGGGCTGTCGCTGAACGCGCCCAGCAGCGAGGCCGCGGTGAACACCGACAGTCCGATGAGCAGCACCCGGCGCCGGCCGATGCGGTCGCCGATGACGCCCCAGGAGAACAGCAGCCCGGCGAAGACGAGGATGTAGGCGTCGATCGCCCACTGCAGCTGCGCCTGGCTGGCGCCCAGCTCGCGCTGCAGGGTGGGGATGGCCACGTTGAGCGTCGTGTTGCCCATGATCACCACGAGCAGGCAGACCGTCATGGTGGCCAGCACCCACCAGCGGCGGGGGTGGCCGGACCGCTCCTCGGCGGCCTCGGGGAGCGACCGTTCGGTCGCCGTCACGCCCCGTCGTCCGGGTCGCCGGTGCCGCGGGCCCGACGGTCGGCCTCGACGAACCCGGCGAAGGCCGCCAGGTTGCGCAGGGACTCCCCGCGCTTCTCCCGCCACTCCCACTCCCGCCGGATCGACGTCCCGAAACCGATCTCCAGCATCGTGTTGAAGTGGTCGTCGGCGTAGCTGAGGACCGCGCCGAGCAGCCGGTCGAGCTCCTCGGGGGTGACCGCGGCGTGCGGCAGGCGCCCGGTCAGGTAGACGTCCCCGACGCGGTCGATGGAGTAGGCGACGCCGTAGGTGCGCGCGTTGTGCTGCAGGAGGTAGGTCCACAGCTGCTCGCGGTTCTCGTCGGGCTGCCGGCACACGAAGGCCTCCACCCGCAGGGCGTGCGCGCCGACGACCAGTCCGCAGACGGTCTTGAGCTTGTTCGTGCCGGGCAGGTCGACCAGCCACCGGCCCGGCGCGGGGTGGTCGTACACCAGCTCGCTGTCCCGCAGGGTCTGCTCGACGACCGCGTCGAGCTCCTGGACGGTCCGCTCGCGGCCCACGGCGTCCCCCGGTCCGCTCACCGGGCCACCTGCGCGGCGGGGGACCGCACCGGACCCAGCCCCCACGCCGGACGGCGCAGGGTGCCCAGGGACGGCTCCCGGGATGTCAGGGCCATCTCCTCGGCGGCGGCGGTGTAGGCCGCGACCAGGCTGTCGACGGTGCGCTCCCAGGAGAAGGCGCCCGCGTGCCGCCGGGCGCCGGCCGACAGCAGCTCGCGGCGGGCCAGCACCGACCGGACGGCGGCGGCGTAGTCGGCCGGGTCGCGGCCGGGCACCAGCACGCCGGAGACGCCGTCCCGGACGGCGGTGCGCAGCCCGCCGACGGCCGCGGCGACCACCGGTGTCCCGCAGGCCTGGGCCTCCAGGGCCACCAGGCCGAAGGACTCGTTGTGGCTGGGGACGACGGCGACGTCGGCCGCGCGGTAGTGCTCGGCGAGCAGCTCGGCGTGCACCGGCGGCAGCAGGCGGACCAGGTCGCTGATGCCCAGCCCGGCGGCCAGCTGCTCCAGCCGGCGGGGGGCCTCCAGGCCGGTGCCGCTGGGGGCGCCGACGACGTGCACCTGCAGCCGGCCGCGCAGGGTGGGGTCGTCGGCGAGCAGCCGCGCGGCCGCCTCGAGCAGCAGGTCCGGGGCCTTGAGCGGCTGGATGCGGCCGACGAACAACATCACGACGGCGTCCGCGGCGATGCCCAGCCGGCGGCGGGCCGCCCCCCGGTCGCCGGGGGTGAACCGGTCGAGGTCGACGCCGGGCGGGACGACCAGCGTGCGCCGCGGGTCGGCGCCGTAGTGCTCGACCAGCTGGCGGGCCTCGTCGACGGTGTTGGCGACCAGCCGGTCGGCCTCGGCGACCACCTGCTCCTCGCCGATCACCCGGGCCCGCGGCTCGGGCCGGTCACCGGTGGCCAGCGCGGCGTTCTTGACCTTGGCCAGGGTGTGCGCGGTGTGGATGAGCGGCACGCTCCACCGGTCCCGGGCCAGCCAGCCGACCTGGCCGGACAGCCAGTAGTGGGAGTGCACGACGCCGTAGTGGCCCGGCTCGTGCTGGGCCTCCTCGCGCAGGACGGCGGCGGTGAAGGCGCACAGCTGGGCGGGCAGCTCCTCCTTGCCCAGCCCCTCGAACGGGCCGGCGCTGACGTGGCGCACCGTCACCCCGGGGCTCATCTCCACCACCGGAGGCAGGTCGCTGGAGGTGGCCCGGGTGAACACGTCGACGGCGATGCCGCGCTCGGCCAGCCGGCGGGACACCTCGACGACGTAGACGTTCATGCCCCCGGCGTCACCGGCACCGGGCTGGTCCAGCGGACTGGTGTGCACCGACAGCGTGGCCACCCGCCGGGGCACGGCCGAGCGGGGACGCCGGCGTGCGGCCACGCGACCCCTCCTGCCGTGCTCCTGGGCACCGGCCGGCACCCGCTGGACTCCGCATCCTGCAACAGCGCCAGGATGGGTCCCATGCCCGGCTCAGCACCCCATCCTGCCTCCGCCCCCCGGGACCTGCCCGGCGCGGGGCGCACCGCCGTCGTCACCGGCGCCTCCAGCGGCATCGGCGCGGCCACCGCGACCCGCCTGGCCGCCGAGGGCTTCGACGTCGTCCTCGGCGCGCGCCGCCTGGACCGGCTGACCGAGCTGGCCGCGGCCATCGGCGCCCGCGCGCTGCCGCTGGACGTCACCGACCCGGACTCCGTGGCCGCCTTCACCGGCGCCCTGGACCGGGTGGACGTGCTGGTCAACAACGCCGGCGGCGCGTTCGACGCCAGCCCCGTGGCCGAGGCCGACCTGGACTCCTGGGCGCGCACCTACGAGGTCAACGTGCTGGGCACCGTCCGGATGACCCGGGCGCTGCTGCCGAAGCTGGTCGCCTCGGGCGCCGGCGACCTGCTGTTCGTCGGCTCGACCGCGGGGCTGATCAGCTACGAGGGCGGCGCCTCCTACACCGCGGCCAAGCACGGCGTGCACACGCTGGCCGAGACGCTGCGGCTGGAGCTGTACGACCAGCCGGTGCGGGTGGTGGAGATCGCCCCCGGGATGGTCAAGACCGAGGAGTTCACCCTCAACCGGGTGCGCGACCGGGACCGGGCCGAGGCGGTCTACCGCGGCGTGCGCGCTCCGCTGGTCGCCGAGGACGTCGCCGACTGCATCGCCTGGGCGCTGACCCGCCCGCACCACGTCAACGTCGACCTGCTCGTCGTCCGCCCCCGCGCACAGGCCGCCCAGCACAAGGTGCACCGCGAGTAGAAGGACCCTCCTGCCACCCACCACTCGCTCGCTCGCGGCGGGCCCCTGCAGGAGGGTCGGCGTCGGGAGGCCTCCGGCCCCCGCGCCACGGGCCACCCGCGGCGCGGGCCACCGGCCTACGGCCGCACCTCGGTCGGTTCGCGCTCCAGGGTGACGCCGAACCGCTCCTCGACCGCGGCGATGATCTTCCCGCTGTAGGCGAGCAGCTCCTCGGTGGTCGCCCCGGGCTCGGTGGTCAGGGCCAGGCTGTGCCGGGGCGACGTGCCGACCCGCCCCTCGCGGCGGCCCTTGCCGAACCCGGCCTGCTGCACCAGCCAGGCGGCGCTGAGCTTGACCTGCCCGTCGCCGGCCGGCCAGCTGGGGCAGCCCTCGACCGCCCGCGCCTCCGGGACGACCGGGTTGGTGAAGAAGGAGCCGGCGCTGCGGCTGGTCGGGTCGGCGAGGTCCCAGACCATGCCCTTGCCGCGGCGCAGCTCCAGCACCGCGGCCCGGACGTCGGCCAGTGGCGCCCGCTCCCCCAGCTCCACGCCGAGGGTGCGGGCCAGCTCGGCGTAGCCGACCGGCCGGGACAGCGGGCCGGGCTCCAGCTCGAAGGTCACGGTGAGGACGACGTAGCGGCCCGGCTCGCGCTTGAGGCGGCTGTCCCGGTAGCCGAACTCGCAGTCCGTGGCGCTGAGCACCCGCTCGGCGGCCTCCGCCCGGTCCCAGACGCGGACGGCGGCGACGGCCTGGCCGACCTCCTGGCCGTACGCGCCGACGTTCTGCACCGGCGTGGCCCCCGTGGAGCCGGGGATGCCCGACATCGCCTCCACCCCGGACAGCTCCTGCTCGACGGTGTACGCGACCAGGTCGTCCCAGGGCTCGCCGGCCTGGACCACCAGCCGGCCGCCGTCGCGCACGACCCCGCGGCTGCGGACGACGACGACGTCCCCGGGCCAGCCCTCGTCCGGGCAGATCAGGTTGGACCCGCCGCCGAGCAGCAGCAGCGGCCGCGCGGCGGCGTCGGCCTCCCGCACCGCGGCGAGGAGCTCCTCGGCGTCGTCCACCTCGACCAGCCGGTCGATCGGACCGCCCACACCGAGGGTCGTCAGCTCCGCGAGCCGGGCGTTGCGTCGGACCTGCACGACCCCACGCTAACCGGGACTAGGGTGGGACCCGGTGAGCGAGGCAGGCGGCGGGGACCACAAGCGCCGGGCCAGCCTCCCCCGGCGGGCCCACCCGCGGCTGGCCGCCGGCCGGGCCCGCGCGCTGGGCCTGCCCACCCGCGGCACCACGAACGCCAACCGGCTGCGCCGGGTCGACCGCTGGCTGCTGGCCACCCAGCTGCCCCGGCTGCGCGACGCCGCCCTTCCGCTCGTCGTCGACCTGGGCTACGGCTCCTCGGCGGTCACCACGCTGGAGCTGGCCGACCGGCTGGGCGCGGAGGTGCACGGCCTGGAGGTGGTCGGCCTGGAGATCGACCCGGAGCGGGTGGCCGCGGTGGCCGCCGACCGCCGCCCGCCGCGGGTGGACTTCCGGCTCGGCGGCTTCGAGCTGGCCGGCCTGCGCCCGGTCCTGGTGCGGGCCTTCAACGTGCTGCGCCAGTACGACGAGGAGTCCGCCGCCCGGGCCTGGGAGACGACGTGCGCCGCGCTGGGCCCCGGCGGGCTCCTCGTGGAGGGCACCTGCGACGAGTGGGGACGGCGCTCGGCGTGGGTGGCCCTGGACGCCGACGGCCCGCTCACCCTGACGCTGTCGGCGCGGGTGGCCGACCTCGACCGGCCCTCCGACCTCGCCGAGCGGCTGCCCAAGGCGCTGATCCACCACAACGTGCCCGGCCGGCCGGTGCACGGGTTCCTGCGCGCCTTCGACGCCGCCTGGGCCGGTGCTGCCGGACTGTCCGCGTTCGGCCCCCGCCAGCGCTGGGTGGCCGCGGTGGAGGCCCTCGCCGACCAGGGCTGGCCGTTCGTCGGGTCCAGCCGCCGGTGGCGGCACGGCGAGGTCACCGTGCGCTGGTCGGCCGTCGCCCCGGTCTGATGTCCGTTCCCGCGGCGAGATCGGCGATCTCGTGCGCTCCCGGCCCCGGGACCGTGCGAGATCGGCGATCTCGCCGGCCGGGCACGATGGCGCGGGTGCGGTCGACCCCGATGACCCGATGAGCCGGCGCCGGGTTGCCGCGCCGGTGGTGCCGCCCGGTCCCACCCCCGTCGACGGCGGCACGGCCGAGCTGCTCGGGGACGCCGACCGCGACGGCTCCTGGGTGCTCCTGGTGGACGGGACGCCGCAGT
This window of the Geodermatophilus sp. DSM 44513 genome carries:
- a CDS encoding YbjN domain-containing protein, with the protein product MSGPGDAVGRERTVQELDAVVEQTLRDSELVYDHPAPGRWLVDLPGTNKLKTVCGLVVGAHALRVEAFVCRQPDENREQLWTYLLQHNARTYGVAYSIDRVGDVYLTGRLPHAAVTPEELDRLLGAVLSYADDHFNTMLEIGFGTSIRREWEWREKRGESLRNLAAFAGFVEADRRARGTGDPDDGA
- the mshA gene encoding D-inositol-3-phosphate glycosyltransferase; translation: MAARRRPRSAVPRRVATLSVHTSPLDQPGAGDAGGMNVYVVEVSRRLAERGIAVDVFTRATSSDLPPVVEMSPGVTVRHVSAGPFEGLGKEELPAQLCAFTAAVLREEAQHEPGHYGVVHSHYWLSGQVGWLARDRWSVPLIHTAHTLAKVKNAALATGDRPEPRARVIGEEQVVAEADRLVANTVDEARQLVEHYGADPRRTLVVPPGVDLDRFTPGDRGAARRRLGIAADAVVMLFVGRIQPLKAPDLLLEAAARLLADDPTLRGRLQVHVVGAPSGTGLEAPRRLEQLAAGLGISDLVRLLPPVHAELLAEHYRAADVAVVPSHNESFGLVALEAQACGTPVVAAAVGGLRTAVRDGVSGVLVPGRDPADYAAAVRSVLARRELLSAGARRHAGAFSWERTVDSLVAAYTAAAEEMALTSREPSLGTLRRPAWGLGPVRSPAAQVAR
- a CDS encoding SDR family oxidoreductase, which translates into the protein MPGSAPHPASAPRDLPGAGRTAVVTGASSGIGAATATRLAAEGFDVVLGARRLDRLTELAAAIGARALPLDVTDPDSVAAFTGALDRVDVLVNNAGGAFDASPVAEADLDSWARTYEVNVLGTVRMTRALLPKLVASGAGDLLFVGSTAGLISYEGGASYTAAKHGVHTLAETLRLELYDQPVRVVEIAPGMVKTEEFTLNRVRDRDRAEAVYRGVRAPLVAEDVADCIAWALTRPHHVNVDLLVVRPRAQAAQHKVHRE
- a CDS encoding UDP-N-acetylmuramate dehydrogenase translates to MQVRRNARLAELTTLGVGGPIDRLVEVDDAEELLAAVREADAAARPLLLLGGGSNLICPDEGWPGDVVVVRSRGVVRDGGRLVVQAGEPWDDLVAYTVEQELSGVEAMSGIPGSTGATPVQNVGAYGQEVGQAVAAVRVWDRAEAAERVLSATDCEFGYRDSRLKREPGRYVVLTVTFELEPGPLSRPVGYAELARTLGVELGERAPLADVRAAVLELRRGKGMVWDLADPTSRSAGSFFTNPVVPEARAVEGCPSWPAGDGQVKLSAAWLVQQAGFGKGRREGRVGTSPRHSLALTTEPGATTEELLAYSGKIIAAVEERFGVTLEREPTEVRP
- a CDS encoding class I SAM-dependent methyltransferase, with translation MSEAGGGDHKRRASLPRRAHPRLAAGRARALGLPTRGTTNANRLRRVDRWLLATQLPRLRDAALPLVVDLGYGSSAVTTLELADRLGAEVHGLEVVGLEIDPERVAAVAADRRPPRVDFRLGGFELAGLRPVLVRAFNVLRQYDEESAARAWETTCAALGPGGLLVEGTCDEWGRRSAWVALDADGPLTLTLSARVADLDRPSDLAERLPKALIHHNVPGRPVHGFLRAFDAAWAGAAGLSAFGPRQRWVAAVEALADQGWPFVGSSRRWRHGEVTVRWSAVAPV